A single genomic interval of Granulicella tundricola MP5ACTX9 harbors:
- a CDS encoding YebC/PmpR family DNA-binding transcriptional regulator: MSGHSKWATIKHKKGATDAKRGKIFTRLIKEITIAAKSGGGDPDGNPRLRGAIAAAKAENMPADNIKRAIQRGTGELEGVSYEEMSYEGYGPGGVAVIIDVLTDNKNRAVSEIRHAFSKNGGNLGTEGAVSWMFTKKGVISIAKDSANEDKLMEIVLESGAEDLNDEGEHWEILCDPADFEAVTNALKAAKIPTETAEVTKIASTYTKLEGSQATAMMRLLETIEDLDDTQNLYSNFDFDEAHVAS, translated from the coding sequence ATGTCCGGCCATAGTAAATGGGCAACAATCAAGCATAAGAAGGGCGCCACAGACGCCAAACGCGGCAAGATCTTCACCCGCCTCATCAAGGAAATCACCATCGCCGCCAAGTCCGGCGGTGGAGACCCGGACGGCAATCCCCGCCTCCGCGGTGCCATCGCGGCCGCCAAAGCCGAGAACATGCCGGCCGATAACATCAAGCGCGCCATCCAGCGCGGTACCGGGGAGCTAGAAGGCGTCTCATACGAGGAGATGAGCTATGAGGGCTACGGCCCCGGTGGAGTCGCCGTCATCATCGACGTCCTGACCGACAACAAGAATCGCGCCGTCTCGGAGATCCGCCACGCCTTCTCCAAGAACGGTGGAAACCTTGGCACGGAGGGGGCCGTCTCCTGGATGTTCACCAAGAAGGGCGTTATCTCCATCGCGAAGGACAGCGCGAACGAAGACAAGCTCATGGAGATCGTCCTCGAGTCCGGTGCCGAAGACCTGAACGATGAAGGCGAGCACTGGGAGATCCTCTGCGATCCCGCCGACTTCGAGGCCGTAACCAACGCCCTCAAGGCCGCCAAGATCCCGACCGAGACCGCCGAGGTCACCAAGATCGCCAGCACCTACACCAAGCTCGAAGGCTCCCAGGCCACCGCCATGATGCGGCTGCTCGAAACCATCGAAGACCTGGATGATACACAGAACCTTTACAGCAACTTTGACTTTGATGAGGCCCATGTCGCTAGCTAA
- the lysA gene encoding diaminopimelate decarboxylase has product MKGAVLILLLRKNFSRSSPIATARPFAYRNRALSCDQTSLATLAATHGTPLYVYSQQHILGRLALFQQAFASRPHTICYAVKANSALAILKLLAQNGAGFDIVSGGELARVVKAAKPAVKKTVFAGVGKQIPEIDAALKAGILLFNVESESELALLADRAELLKIPARFSLRVNPDVFAETHPYISTGLSAHKFGIDINAARAIYRKAAKSKYLIPTGVSVHIGSQIRAVDPFGAALDRVTSLIQQLKKDGITLTHIDAGGGLGIEYTDAPFDPAAAVAAYAKQVLEATDHLDLHLLLEPGRFLVAQAGALLTTVVNVKKNGNKTFVITDAGMNDLIRPALYQAHHQILPVRQTSAKSSPVDIVGPVCESGDFFARDRDLPATKPGDLLAILDAGAYGMSLTSNYNTRTRPPEVLVDGAESRLIRRRETIKDLFAPELP; this is encoded by the coding sequence ATAAAGGGAGCGGTCCTTATTCTTCTTCTCCGCAAAAACTTTTCGAGGTCCAGTCCCATCGCCACCGCACGCCCCTTCGCCTACCGCAACCGCGCCCTCTCCTGCGACCAGACCTCCCTCGCCACGCTCGCCGCAACCCACGGCACCCCGCTCTACGTCTACTCGCAGCAGCACATCCTCGGCCGCCTCGCCCTCTTCCAGCAGGCCTTCGCATCACGCCCTCACACCATCTGCTATGCCGTCAAAGCGAACTCCGCCCTCGCCATCCTCAAGCTCCTCGCGCAGAACGGCGCGGGCTTCGACATCGTCTCCGGCGGAGAACTCGCACGGGTCGTCAAAGCCGCCAAGCCAGCAGTCAAGAAGACCGTCTTCGCTGGAGTAGGGAAGCAGATCCCTGAGATCGACGCCGCCCTCAAAGCCGGCATCCTCCTCTTCAACGTCGAATCCGAATCCGAGCTCGCCCTCCTCGCCGACCGCGCCGAACTCCTCAAGATCCCCGCGCGCTTCTCCCTCCGCGTCAACCCGGACGTCTTCGCAGAAACACACCCCTACATCTCCACCGGCCTCAGCGCCCACAAGTTCGGCATCGACATCAACGCCGCCCGCGCCATCTACCGCAAGGCCGCCAAGTCGAAGTACCTTATCCCCACCGGCGTCAGCGTCCACATCGGCTCCCAGATCCGCGCGGTCGATCCCTTCGGTGCCGCGCTCGATCGCGTCACAAGCCTCATCCAGCAGTTGAAGAAGGACGGCATAACCCTTACCCACATCGACGCCGGCGGCGGACTCGGCATCGAGTACACCGACGCTCCCTTTGACCCCGCAGCAGCCGTAGCCGCATACGCAAAACAGGTCCTCGAAGCCACCGACCACCTGGACCTTCACCTGCTTCTGGAACCCGGCCGCTTCCTCGTAGCCCAGGCCGGAGCCTTGCTGACCACGGTCGTCAATGTGAAGAAGAACGGCAACAAGACCTTCGTCATCACCGACGCCGGCATGAACGACCTCATCCGCCCCGCCCTTTACCAGGCCCACCACCAGATCCTGCCCGTCAGGCAGACCTCGGCCAAATCCTCCCCCGTCGACATCGTTGGCCCCGTCTGCGAGTCCGGCGACTTCTTCGCCCGCGACCGCGACCTCCCCGCCACCAAACCCGGAGACCTCCTCGCCATCCTGGACGCCGGAGCCTACGGCATGAGCCTCACCTCCAACTACAACACCCGCACCCGCCCCCCGGAGGTCCTGGTAGACGGAGCCGAATCCCGCCTCATCCGCCGCCGCGAAACCATAAAGGACCTGTTCGCGCCTGAACTCCCCTAA
- a CDS encoding TIGR03435 family protein: MRRNVCVGVMAVASLLGSGLGSGLAQTAGVTGAAGAKPMFDAVVIKPNHSGTNNTGVDWDKTTFKAENVTLKILMAHAYAIREGLIVGLTGWQLSDRFDINAKVVEASPDALKRLTDEQNMAMLAGMLEDRFALKVHRETKTAAVYELVVAKDGPKMTVNPKEGELDAETGIRRAPPSSMSSSGNELKATDVSMASLAVYLSKQLGRTVIDKTGLTAFYDLKLKWTPEQAASAEDAGPTLVTALQEQLGLKVQAGKGPVETLVVDHVEEPSEN, translated from the coding sequence ATGCGACGGAACGTTTGCGTTGGCGTGATGGCGGTGGCTTCCCTGCTGGGTTCCGGGCTGGGTTCTGGACTGGCACAGACGGCGGGGGTGACGGGTGCGGCAGGCGCTAAGCCGATGTTCGACGCGGTGGTGATCAAGCCGAATCACTCTGGGACCAACAACACGGGTGTGGACTGGGACAAGACGACGTTCAAGGCGGAGAACGTGACGCTGAAGATCCTGATGGCGCATGCGTATGCGATCCGTGAGGGACTGATCGTTGGGTTGACGGGATGGCAGTTGTCGGATCGGTTCGACATCAATGCGAAGGTGGTGGAGGCGTCCCCGGACGCGCTCAAGAGGCTGACGGACGAGCAGAATATGGCGATGCTGGCGGGGATGCTGGAGGACCGGTTTGCGCTGAAGGTTCATCGCGAGACGAAGACCGCGGCGGTGTATGAGCTGGTGGTGGCGAAGGATGGGCCGAAGATGACGGTGAATCCGAAAGAAGGGGAGCTGGACGCGGAGACGGGGATTCGGCGTGCGCCGCCGAGCAGCATGAGCTCAAGCGGGAATGAGCTGAAGGCTACGGATGTGTCGATGGCTTCCCTGGCGGTCTATCTGTCGAAGCAGTTGGGGCGGACGGTGATCGATAAAACGGGACTGACGGCTTTCTACGATTTGAAGCTGAAGTGGACGCCGGAGCAGGCGGCAAGTGCGGAGGATGCGGGGCCTACGCTGGTCACGGCTCTGCAGGAACAGCTTGGGCTGAAGGTGCAGGCCGGGAAAGGTCCGGTGGAGACGCTGGTGGTGGATCATGTGGAGGAGCCTTCGGAGAATTGA
- a CDS encoding type II toxin-antitoxin system RelE/ParE family toxin, whose amino-acid sequence MIRTFKHAGLERFFMTGSKAGIQPIHAKRLSELLGALNAAATAEDLNAPSYRLHALKHDRAGDWSITVQANWRITFRFEGSDAILVNYEDYH is encoded by the coding sequence ATGATCCGGACCTTCAAACATGCTGGTCTGGAGCGGTTCTTCATGACGGGGTCCAAGGCTGGAATCCAACCGATTCACGCGAAGCGGCTATCTGAGTTATTGGGCGCTCTGAACGCGGCTGCGACGGCGGAGGATTTGAACGCTCCCTCGTACCGGTTGCATGCGCTGAAGCATGATCGCGCCGGCGACTGGTCGATTACAGTGCAGGCGAACTGGAGGATCACGTTCAGGTTTGAAGGCAGCGATGCGATTCTCGTCAACTATGAGGATTATCACTAG
- a CDS encoding HigA family addiction module antitoxin produces MAMTRMHNPPHPGTVLKSYLEGHTIGSVAAHLGVSRVTLTRILGGHSAITAEMSIRLGEALKTSGEFWFTMQNNYDFWVASQVKRKKVTPLREAA; encoded by the coding sequence ATGGCGATGACTCGAATGCACAATCCACCCCATCCCGGCACGGTGCTGAAGTCTTATCTCGAGGGCCACACGATCGGTTCCGTGGCTGCGCATCTCGGGGTTTCAAGGGTGACTTTGACGCGGATTCTTGGGGGACACTCTGCGATTACGGCGGAGATGTCGATCCGATTGGGTGAGGCGCTGAAGACATCCGGAGAGTTCTGGTTCACGATGCAGAACAACTATGACTTCTGGGTGGCCTCGCAGGTGAAGAGGAAGAAGGTTACGCCGCTGCGGGAGGCTGCATGA
- a CDS encoding PspC domain-containing protein, with amino-acid sequence MYCPTCGKEIQTQANFCSNCGAALAAQSFAPTGPRILRPRSPRMIAGVCSGFALHFGWDLSLVRILLCVFTFLTSGIGFLFYIAAWVLLPEAPYALPATTDYPNPQPAA; translated from the coding sequence ATGTACTGCCCGACCTGCGGTAAAGAGATCCAGACCCAAGCCAACTTCTGCTCCAACTGCGGAGCCGCCCTCGCCGCCCAGTCCTTCGCCCCAACCGGCCCCCGCATCCTTCGCCCCCGCTCCCCGCGCATGATCGCCGGCGTCTGCTCCGGCTTCGCCCTGCACTTCGGCTGGGACCTCAGCCTGGTCCGCATCCTGCTTTGCGTCTTCACTTTCCTCACCTCGGGCATCGGCTTCCTCTTCTACATCGCCGCCTGGGTTCTCCTGCCGGAAGCCCCCTACGCCCTCCCCGCCACCACCGACTACCCCAACCCCCAACCCGCCGCCTAG
- a CDS encoding CcdC family protein: protein MLPSHWLTPGVSAAAAILGFFAVLAWRIQEGRSAVTLRKIVIPPLGMATGFCMFIAPSFRVPWLWAAASFLLGAILLAYPLIKTSRLTLVGDTVMVHRSNSFFAVLIALGIIRILAHTYLDRVMSLQQTAGLFFILAFGMILRWRTSMFFEYHRVTSAA, encoded by the coding sequence ATGCTTCCGTCTCATTGGCTCACTCCCGGGGTCTCCGCCGCCGCCGCGATCCTCGGCTTCTTCGCAGTCCTCGCCTGGCGCATCCAGGAGGGCCGCTCCGCCGTCACTCTCCGCAAGATCGTCATTCCGCCGCTCGGCATGGCTACTGGCTTCTGCATGTTCATAGCCCCGTCCTTCCGGGTACCCTGGCTCTGGGCCGCGGCGTCCTTCCTGCTCGGCGCGATCCTCCTCGCCTACCCCCTCATCAAGACCTCCCGCCTCACCCTCGTGGGCGACACGGTCATGGTCCACCGCTCCAACAGCTTCTTCGCCGTACTGATCGCGCTCGGCATCATCCGCATCCTCGCCCACACCTACCTGGACCGAGTCATGTCCCTCCAGCAGACCGCCGGCCTCTTCTTCATCCTGGCCTTCGGCATGATCCTCCGCTGGCGTACCAGCATGTTTTTCGAGTACCACCGCGTCACGTCCGCAGCCTAA
- a CDS encoding DUF1569 domain-containing protein yields the protein MNDDLTTLVSAVNAALQGLERNQTQAAPVHRPEKWNIQQIVEHLLLTYRLTSASLEDRIRKGTPTRASRTLKHRIAQLVVVRIEHFPSGHKAPAPVTPPRLTSLRSGEELAGRVQAELTRLGQLCTQAAALFGDRRALSHGMLGPMSMQQWRHFHLVHGLHHIKQIQRIRRDHAF from the coding sequence ATGAACGATGACTTGACCACTCTGGTCTCCGCGGTGAACGCCGCACTGCAAGGCCTGGAGAGGAACCAGACCCAGGCCGCCCCAGTCCACCGGCCGGAGAAGTGGAACATCCAGCAGATCGTTGAACACCTCCTGCTTACCTACCGCCTGACCTCGGCCTCGCTTGAAGATCGCATTCGCAAAGGCACCCCCACTCGAGCCAGCCGTACCCTCAAGCATCGCATCGCACAACTCGTCGTCGTCCGTATCGAACATTTCCCATCCGGTCACAAGGCCCCCGCGCCCGTTACCCCTCCACGTCTTACCAGCCTCCGCAGCGGAGAAGAACTCGCAGGCCGCGTCCAGGCTGAACTCACCCGTCTCGGTCAGCTCTGCACCCAGGCCGCCGCCCTCTTCGGAGACCGGCGCGCTCTCTCCCACGGCATGCTCGGCCCCATGTCCATGCAGCAGTGGCGGCACTTCCATCTCGTCCACGGCCTGCATCACATCAAGCAGATCCAGCGAATCCGCAGGGATCACGCCTTCTAG
- the bamD gene encoding outer membrane protein assembly factor BamD: MQTTPTRACCAPDPEAALNLTDLKSFSKPALALLLLASVAPALHAQAYTPPPPPLTNAPCVPTKKQPCDVPAPAAKPAPPSGLAFPGESDDTPSLPLPSQTTDYSAPIPPAPAKPAQTPASPPSVPDAAKPAAAPGSSSFPFPGDDPAYANPSSSSSSSSSSSSSSSSSSSDSNPDNPPLKDEGSTGTTKAQRRHLPKVEDVNEREAKDLEVAHYYFTTGNYLASLNRAKDAVRLFPDDPEAHYALALAAQNMKNQEQASAEFQTYLKLDPGGDHAKDAEKALKGTH, translated from the coding sequence GTGCAGACTACACCAACCCGCGCCTGCTGTGCGCCTGACCCCGAGGCAGCCTTGAACCTGACCGACCTGAAGTCCTTCTCGAAACCCGCGCTCGCCCTGCTCCTGCTGGCCTCCGTCGCACCCGCGCTCCATGCCCAGGCCTATACCCCGCCTCCGCCTCCCCTCACCAACGCCCCCTGCGTCCCCACCAAGAAACAGCCGTGCGACGTCCCGGCCCCCGCCGCCAAACCTGCACCCCCCAGCGGCCTCGCCTTCCCGGGTGAGTCGGATGACACCCCAAGCCTCCCGCTCCCCAGCCAGACCACCGACTACTCCGCGCCCATCCCGCCAGCCCCTGCCAAGCCAGCCCAGACGCCTGCCTCACCACCGTCCGTACCGGATGCCGCCAAGCCTGCCGCCGCCCCCGGCTCCTCCAGCTTTCCATTCCCGGGCGACGACCCTGCCTACGCAAACCCCTCCTCGAGCTCGTCCAGCTCCTCGTCTTCAAGCTCATCGTCATCCTCGTCCAGTTCAGACTCGAACCCCGACAACCCGCCCCTCAAGGACGAAGGCTCAACCGGCACCACCAAGGCCCAGCGCCGTCACCTTCCCAAGGTGGAAGACGTCAACGAAAGGGAAGCAAAGGACCTTGAGGTCGCCCACTACTACTTCACCACCGGCAACTATCTCGCCTCGCTTAACCGCGCTAAGGACGCCGTCCGCCTCTTCCCGGACGATCCAGAGGCGCACTACGCGCTCGCCCTTGCCGCGCAGAACATGAAGAATCAGGAACAAGCTTCAGCCGAGTTCCAGACCTACCTCAAGCTTGATCCTGGCGGAGACCACGCCAAGGATGCCGAGAAGGCACTCAAAGGCACGCACTGA
- a CDS encoding SET domain-containing protein, with the protein MMPGLVVRSSEIHAAGCYTTKAIRKGRRVCEYTGPRMTKEVADERYADRFVTYLFGYGTKEMVIDGFGTAMFMNHCCNPNCETEEEDERIFVVALRDIAAGEELTYEYNLYDSDEATQDCYCGAENCRGTMFSVAEMERRAGLKKKA; encoded by the coding sequence ATGATGCCAGGGCTGGTGGTTCGGTCGTCCGAGATTCATGCCGCAGGTTGCTACACGACGAAGGCGATCCGCAAAGGGCGGCGCGTGTGCGAGTATACGGGGCCGAGGATGACCAAAGAGGTCGCAGATGAGCGCTACGCGGACCGTTTTGTGACGTACCTGTTCGGATATGGCACCAAGGAGATGGTGATCGACGGGTTTGGCACGGCGATGTTCATGAACCACTGCTGCAACCCGAACTGCGAGACCGAAGAGGAGGACGAACGGATCTTCGTGGTGGCGCTGCGCGATATCGCGGCGGGCGAGGAGCTGACGTATGAGTACAACCTGTACGACTCGGATGAGGCTACGCAGGATTGCTACTGCGGGGCGGAAAACTGCCGGGGGACGATGTTTTCCGTGGCGGAGATGGAGCGGCGGGCTGGGCTGAAGAAGAAGGCTTAG
- a CDS encoding DUF433 domain-containing protein gives MASTVQIGIHLPVQRQTDQFDWHGCKAVQFDPEKLGGRATVGTTRMDADGIFLNFEDGLSIDELHHHFDSDKEAIREILEFAKSRGYKAEY, from the coding sequence ATGGCATCCACCGTACAGATTGGAATCCATCTTCCAGTTCAGAGACAGACGGATCAGTTCGACTGGCATGGCTGTAAAGCCGTCCAGTTCGACCCGGAAAAATTGGGTGGGCGAGCGACCGTGGGTACTACTCGAATGGATGCCGACGGTATCTTCCTCAACTTTGAGGATGGCCTGTCGATTGATGAGCTTCATCATCACTTCGATTCCGACAAGGAAGCGATACGCGAGATCCTCGAGTTCGCCAAGTCTCGGGGCTACAAGGCCGAGTATTGA
- the dnaX gene encoding DNA polymerase III subunit gamma/tau, with the protein MGYQVLARKYRPQRFADVAGQDHVTVTLMNALTQNRIAHGYIFSGHRGIGKTTIARILACALNCRNAIGSAVRPTPEPCEVCESCVEIRAGNSVDVIEIDAATNRGIDEIRELRDAARYRPSRDRFKIYILDEAHQITDAAFNALLKTLEEPPDHIVFMMATTQPEDIPQTVRSRCQHFSFHAVKLVDILSELRGIAEHEGVDADEGALSLLAEAGDGSMRDALSIMDQAIASAPMIDGKARLDAGQIRELMGSVPNAVFERIMQAVDQNRSAEVMTVANELLDAGNSPAQLARQAVRYLRSCVIAKITGLTADGDSSTELLQISADEQRRAARTAALFSEEELTRFLQVMLRTFDELGYRQEQRFHFELGLLKLVHLRRLLPVEEVLSSLSGAGPRPGARAVSAPAATAALPAPAAAARPVVSEPVKPAFSPFEKDSQKRRYDGVAAGPAAVVAAPVVPPPVVSAPPVVSPPPVVTPAPAVEPVVVAVASPPVAVEEPLKVSEPVPVPAAVPVPGPLALEVPSDEEERVEAEPDVAIPSPVFEPVAAAVTSGEAAAMQRPVVEALSAAGQGSASDAMNDSVWTLADGELRVQTDVSKTMLPVIMNPEAEKIAKAALREVGHGALKLVLLARAGGKAAAEKKPRTAKSGSAEAKAAQHPMVVEAKRLFEAEIQTVIDLSE; encoded by the coding sequence ATGGGTTATCAGGTTTTAGCGAGAAAATATCGGCCGCAGCGGTTTGCGGATGTTGCGGGGCAGGACCATGTGACGGTCACGCTGATGAACGCGTTGACCCAGAACCGCATTGCGCATGGATATATCTTCAGTGGGCATCGGGGCATCGGCAAGACGACCATCGCGCGTATTCTGGCGTGTGCGTTGAACTGCCGTAATGCGATTGGCAGTGCGGTGCGCCCCACTCCCGAGCCATGCGAGGTGTGCGAGAGCTGCGTGGAGATTCGCGCGGGCAACTCGGTGGACGTGATCGAGATCGACGCGGCGACCAACCGTGGTATCGACGAGATCCGCGAGCTGCGCGATGCGGCCCGGTATAGGCCCTCACGCGACCGCTTCAAGATCTACATCCTGGACGAGGCCCACCAGATCACCGACGCGGCCTTCAACGCGCTGCTGAAGACCCTGGAGGAGCCGCCGGACCACATCGTCTTCATGATGGCGACCACGCAGCCCGAGGATATTCCGCAGACGGTGCGCTCACGCTGCCAGCACTTCAGCTTTCATGCGGTGAAGCTGGTGGATATCCTTAGCGAGCTGCGCGGCATTGCCGAGCATGAGGGCGTGGACGCGGACGAAGGTGCGCTGAGCCTGCTGGCCGAGGCCGGCGACGGCTCCATGCGCGATGCGTTGAGCATCATGGACCAGGCGATTGCGAGTGCGCCAATGATCGACGGCAAGGCTCGTCTGGACGCGGGGCAGATCCGCGAGCTGATGGGCTCGGTGCCGAACGCGGTGTTTGAGCGGATCATGCAGGCGGTGGACCAGAATCGCTCGGCTGAGGTGATGACGGTTGCGAACGAGTTGCTGGATGCAGGGAACTCTCCCGCCCAGCTTGCGCGGCAGGCGGTGCGGTATCTGCGGAGTTGCGTGATTGCGAAGATCACAGGGCTGACGGCGGATGGGGATTCGAGTACGGAGCTGCTGCAGATCTCAGCCGATGAACAGAGGCGTGCGGCTCGGACTGCGGCGCTGTTCTCTGAGGAAGAGCTGACGCGGTTTTTGCAGGTGATGCTGCGGACCTTCGACGAGCTTGGCTACCGGCAGGAGCAGCGCTTCCACTTTGAGCTGGGGCTGCTGAAGCTGGTGCATCTACGTCGTCTGCTGCCGGTGGAAGAGGTGTTGAGCTCGTTGAGCGGTGCGGGACCAAGGCCGGGTGCGCGTGCGGTGAGCGCTCCGGCTGCAACGGCTGCGTTGCCTGCTCCGGCTGCTGCGGCAAGGCCGGTGGTGAGTGAGCCGGTGAAGCCTGCGTTCTCTCCGTTTGAGAAGGACTCGCAGAAGCGGCGGTATGACGGGGTTGCGGCTGGGCCGGCTGCGGTGGTTGCGGCTCCTGTTGTTCCGCCTCCGGTTGTTTCAGCGCCGCCTGTAGTCTCGCCTCCTCCTGTTGTGACGCCTGCACCGGCCGTTGAGCCTGTTGTGGTGGCTGTTGCAAGTCCGCCGGTTGCGGTGGAGGAGCCCCTGAAGGTATCCGAGCCTGTACCGGTTCCGGCTGCTGTGCCCGTGCCTGGCCCTCTTGCTCTCGAAGTCCCTAGCGATGAAGAAGAGCGCGTCGAGGCTGAGCCGGATGTGGCGATTCCCTCCCCGGTCTTTGAACCTGTCGCCGCAGCCGTCACCTCTGGTGAGGCGGCTGCGATGCAGCGTCCAGTGGTGGAGGCGTTGAGTGCGGCGGGTCAGGGTTCGGCTTCGGACGCTATGAACGACTCGGTATGGACGCTGGCGGACGGCGAGCTTCGGGTGCAGACGGATGTCTCGAAGACGATGCTGCCCGTGATCATGAATCCCGAGGCTGAGAAGATCGCCAAGGCTGCGTTGCGCGAGGTGGGGCATGGGGCGTTGAAGCTGGTGCTGCTGGCCAGGGCTGGCGGTAAGGCGGCTGCGGAGAAGAAGCCGAGGACTGCGAAGTCAGGATCTGCCGAGGCGAAGGCTGCGCAGCATCCAATGGTGGTCGAGGCAAAGCGGCTGTTCGAGGCTGAGATCCAGACCGTGATCGACCTGAGCGAATAG
- a CDS encoding YbaB/EbfC family nucleoid-associated protein has protein sequence MDFSDLGKMKDMLAQAGAMQEQMEQKLSETVVEAESGGGVVKVRMNGRKELLRLRIDPAAMGSTAADLELLEDLITAAINEAGRRADEAMKSSVGGMMGGLGLPGLGS, from the coding sequence ATGGATTTTTCCGATCTGGGCAAGATGAAGGACATGCTGGCGCAGGCCGGCGCGATGCAGGAGCAGATGGAGCAGAAGCTCTCTGAGACGGTGGTGGAAGCGGAGTCCGGCGGCGGCGTGGTGAAGGTGCGGATGAACGGCCGCAAGGAGTTGCTGCGGTTGCGGATCGATCCGGCTGCGATGGGCTCGACGGCTGCAGATCTGGAGCTGCTCGAAGACCTGATTACGGCTGCGATCAACGAGGCTGGGCGGCGCGCGGATGAGGCAATGAAATCGAGCGTGGGTGGCATGATGGGCGGGCTCGGCCTGCCAGGATTGGGTTCGTGA
- the recR gene encoding recombination mediator RecR, whose amino-acid sequence MARLIDELRKLPGIGTKTAQRLAFHVLRSPGEDADALADAIREIKKHLRLCSVCNNITDVDPCHYCSNPVRSHRLICVVEEPTNIATVERTRSYNGVYHVLHGTLSPIGGVGPEQLRIRNLLTRLEDVDEVILATSPTIEGEATAGYIAGELRRVKSGVKVTRIATGVPAGSDIEYADEVTMTRAMEGRREF is encoded by the coding sequence ATGGCGAGGCTGATCGACGAGCTGCGTAAGCTGCCTGGGATTGGGACGAAGACGGCGCAGCGGCTGGCGTTTCATGTGCTGCGTTCGCCGGGCGAGGATGCGGATGCGCTGGCCGATGCCATACGTGAGATTAAGAAGCATCTGCGGCTCTGCTCGGTGTGCAACAACATTACAGACGTCGATCCATGCCACTACTGCTCGAATCCGGTGCGGAGTCATCGGCTCATTTGCGTAGTGGAGGAGCCGACGAACATCGCCACGGTAGAGCGGACGCGGAGCTACAACGGCGTCTACCATGTGCTGCATGGCACGCTCTCGCCCATCGGCGGGGTCGGGCCGGAGCAGCTACGGATTCGGAATCTGCTGACCCGGCTGGAGGATGTGGACGAGGTGATCCTGGCCACGTCGCCTACGATTGAAGGCGAGGCGACCGCAGGGTATATCGCAGGGGAGCTGCGGCGGGTAAAGAGCGGGGTGAAGGTGACGCGGATCGCTACGGGCGTGCCGGCCGGGAGCGATATCGAGTACGCGGATGAGGTGACGATGACTCGGGCGATGGAAGGTCGGCGGGAGTTTTAG
- a CDS encoding UPF0175 family protein → MTITVELPDDLASYADSGRKALEALAIEGYRTGKLTQRQAAAMLGLYWLDFEGLLKERGIMEGAYDVEAFLSDIRTMDELRAAGMLGE, encoded by the coding sequence ATGACGATTACGGTCGAGTTGCCGGATGATCTAGCGAGTTACGCAGACTCTGGCCGTAAGGCGCTTGAGGCGTTGGCTATTGAAGGATATCGAACGGGTAAGCTGACGCAAAGACAAGCTGCCGCGATGCTCGGCCTCTACTGGCTCGATTTTGAAGGCCTGCTGAAAGAACGGGGCATCATGGAAGGCGCATATGACGTTGAGGCCTTTCTCAGCGACATTAGAACCATGGATGAGCTTCGAGCGGCTGGGATGCTCGGAGAGTGA